Below is a genomic region from Helianthus annuus cultivar XRQ/B chromosome 2, HanXRQr2.0-SUNRISE, whole genome shotgun sequence.
AAGATTTATAAAAATTGAGTGAGAGGGatgaaattttagggttaaaTTTATGAATGGAGGTGAAAATGGAATGGAAATATATATATTAGAGATTTTTGAccgtttgtttgtttttttgttttttttttttggaaaatggAAATTTAAATTTTTTATCTAACGGTAACTTTCAAAAAGGGGCCCACACATTTGGTTCGTCGCCAACGTCCAGGAAGGGACGGTGAGGACGGGGACCGGGGGAGGGGGGTTGGTGTAGCTGGCGTCGCTGTACCGGGACGGATGGAAGGACGGGACCATACCTTGTAGCCTAACTAGCATTGTTATGAAATAAAAAGTGTGGTATACAAAACAAAAGAAGTTAATTATAACTACACACCAAAGGAGGGTAATAAAAGGAAAAACAAAAATTGAATGTTAGTTAGGCTATGATGTGTGGATGAAGTTCTATGGGGCTTTATCATGCCACCTAAGCTCTATGTCATCGCCATGTCAGCATGGGAGCTTTATCATACCCCCCTTTAATTTGGagggtgtggatggagccccgtgtcatgattacctaattatttttttatttaaatatttatttttaactagaaaataaaaacaaaacataatttcattaaaaaaaataaaaagcacTAGATAAtttcatttaaaaaataaaaacactacataatttcattaaaaaaaactacataatttcattaaaaaaaacactacataatttgatttaaaaaataaaaacactactCGTCGTCTGTGTCGAGTCCTCCTTGTTCACGATAAAACCATAGGTGCTCTGTCAGATCGGCTCGAAGGTTTTGGTGTGTGTTCCTAGCCTGTATCTTTGCTTGGATATCTTCTTTAGCGTATGTTAGTATTGGGTTCGTCGGTTGGATACTTTCATCATAGCTTTCTCCATAAAATGCTCTACCCGAGTCCTCCAATATCGTGTTATGCAAAATGATACACGTATACATAACGTTTCTCATTTTACCTTTTTCAAGTATCCTCGACGGCTGCGTGATGATAGACCATCTTTTCTTTAACACACCATACCGAAAGCCCACTCGATATCTTTTCTTGTTGACTCTTGTTTTTTCTTGAAATACAATCTTTTTTCGTCATCTGGACACGAAAGACTTTTTACCAACGTCGCCCACTCGGGATAAATACCGTCTGTGAGATAGTAGCCATACTTATACTGCACGTCGTTTGCATAGAATGAAGTATCTGGTGCAACACCGTCTATGACATCGTCGAATAGATTCGAGGTCATTAAAACTGCAATGTCATTGTTCGTAAAAGTCATGCCAAAGTAtgcatgccaaatccataaatcttgAGAAGCGACCGCTTGTAATATTACGGGAGGACCATCGTGGTCACCACGATGATGTTGCCTTTTCCAAGCGGTTGGGCATGCCGCCCATTCCCAGTGTATGCAATCAAGATTTCCCAACATTCCAGGAAACCCATGTAAACGCTGATGGGCCTCGTATAGAATTGGAACGTCGGTTGCAGTTGGCATCCTCAAATATCGTCTCCAGTGCAGTGAGATTACACGTAATAAATTATTACTAATTAGAAGTTACCTTCACAAAAGTTTTCAAGAGACTCCCGACACATTCTTGACGACATCCTTAAATACTCATCCCACGCATCACTCGATGTGTCGTAGGCTAGTTGCCTAATTGCTGCCGTACACTTTTGTAGTCCAGAGAAACCAACCTTGCCAGTTGCACTTACCCTTTGCGTGAAAAAAGGGGATTCACCCGCAAGATCATTGGAAATTTTAACGAATAGTCGTCGGCTCATACGAAACCTACGCTTAAACTGAACATCATCGTACACGGGAGTTTCAAAAAAATAATCTTGCACTAGACGTTCATGAGCAGCTAACCGATTCCGTTCTATAGGCGGTTGTCTGGTACGCAATGCAGAGGATTCGGCTTCTTCTTGCAAATAATTAATCGCCTCCTGCGCCATGGTGATAACCATATCATCAAGAACACCGTCGGATGACGAGCTCGAAGAAGACATTTTTAAGTTGTGATTGGTGTGTATTTTAGTTGTGATTGATGTGTGTTTTGGTTGTGACTGGTGAGTTTTTTAGTTTAGAATaggttatatataataaaataagaattTTTTTAATATTCGACCGTTTCACAACGGTCATATTTGACCATTCGTCCTCGTTCAACGCGCTTTCATCTCGTTACCACGGTGGCGGAGCTTCAATGGCGCCCCGACATAGCGCCAGGGGTGTGGGCGATGGTGGGGGTGGGGCGCTATAGGTGTCCAGCTGGCGAGGGTGGcgcccccacaccctccagccttaggGCCAACACCATGTTTATGTCATTTGGAGGTGATTTATAGTGACGTGTAACGTGTTGAATAAGATAACCCTTTAtactattaataataataaatgtttTTTAAGTCGTTTAGTTTTTATTTAATACACATGTGTTATAAGTAATAAACGAATTTAACccatttagtttttattttatttgttgtttCTTTGTGTTACGCAATTgtaaattttattgaaaacgtAGTTTTATTAGAAATAGATCTAGAGTAACTTTTTTGTATCATAAGTTATACTACCGAGTGTAGGTACTGCCGGAACGAACTGACTACGGCTAAACAACATCAACGTTACTATCATAACCGTTTCTTAGGTGGATATCCTTCTGTAGCATCCCGCCACAACCGTGCTAGTTTAACACAAAATTAATCATAATAAATAAACTGGTGGGCTAAGCAAATCAAACTGGGCCGAAACCATTAGTGACTGCCGAAGTAGAAGTAGGAGAGGCGTCGATTAACCTAGCTAGCCCCTTTTACCATCATTTCTTACCCCTTGTTCATCTTCTCTCCCAAGTCAACAGTTAGTTGTTTGATCGAGAGCAATAGCCGCAGGTATCGCTTTCCTCTGGATTTTTATTTCAATACTTGTGAAATTTTGAGGTTATGGGTGTGTAAATATTGGTTGGGAGATATGATCTTTAGATATGTACGCAGTTGATTTCTGTGTTCATGATTATCCATAGTTATACGTATAAAACAATTGAATTCATATGATTTGAATACTTGCGTAATTATCGTCAATTTTGTGTTTTAAACAAAACCGTTAAGACTGAGGTTATGTTGGAGTAATGTTGGTCGTGTTTATGCTTAGAAGATACTCATGATTCTGTTCCAcgtagggtatgtttggcaacaAGCTTTTAGAGGCTTTTAGGAGCTTCAAGCTTCAGGCTTTAAAGAAAAAGCTCCAAGCCCAataaaagtcttgtttggttgaaacAGGCTTCAAGCTTTTAGATTAGTTGAAAAGCTCTTTTTTAAACGCTGGTGGAAGTAGCGTTTAAAAAACCTACAAGCTTTTAGGGTTTAAATTACTTAAATAACCTACCATCCTCAACACCTCAAATTGAAAAAAGGATCGATCCAAACAAAAAGCCAGGTACGTAATCGTAATCGAATTGAATTCTTATTTAATTGAATTGAAACTTTTGTCTTCTTGTGGTTGCAATTTTTAACAACAAAAGCATGTTACGTAATCGTAATCGTAATCGTCAGATTCCGAATTTTAGTTTCTCTTATTTAATTTATACATTAATGGTGAACAAAAGCATAATGAA
It encodes:
- the LOC110898363 gene encoding uncharacterized protein LOC110898363; translated protein: MPTATDVPILYEAHQRLHGFPGMLGNLDCIHWEWAACPTAWKRQHHRGDHDGPPVILQAVASQDLWIWHAYFGMTFTNNDIAVLMTSNLFDDVIDGVAPDTSFYANDVQYKYGYYLTDGIYPEWATLVKSLSCPDDEKRLYFKKKQESTRKDIEWAFGMVC
- the LOC110898356 gene encoding uncharacterized protein LOC110898356; the encoded protein is MSSSSSSSDGVLDDMVITMAQEAINYLQEEAESSALRTRQPPIERNRLAAHERLVQDYFFETPVYDDVQFKRRFRMSRRLFVKISNDLAGESPFFTQRVSATGKVGFSGLQKCTAAIRQLAYDTSSDAWDEYLRMSSRMCRESLENFCEGNF